One Phycisphaerae bacterium genomic window carries:
- a CDS encoding prepilin-type N-terminal cleavage/methylation domain-containing protein codes for MKTSHRSAVIVPRKAAPAFRAFTLIELLVVVAIIAVLVAMLLPALTSAREQARAAVCCSNLRQIGVTLFRWTEEYGGYMLCDGIPSNYGAAAVGPGYSLPAGPYDGPYTWCETWVQRGYLDTVADGTLSAKGSILECPTETVPANYRYQPHYGWNYVWLGHWWNNYYQFEKLSRCALPSDTLAFGDSGGADRDASYVINWSPAQAPLYIPQPRHSGTAGFFWLDGHVARLPQEDIYSNSAYYWQFEK; via the coding sequence ATGAAGACCAGTCACAGATCCGCGGTCATCGTGCCTCGGAAGGCGGCGCCGGCGTTTCGAGCGTTTACCCTCATCGAGCTGCTGGTGGTGGTCGCGATCATCGCCGTGCTGGTGGCGATGCTGCTGCCGGCCCTGACCTCGGCGCGGGAGCAGGCCCGGGCAGCGGTATGCTGCAGCAACCTTCGCCAGATCGGGGTGACGCTGTTCCGCTGGACGGAGGAATACGGCGGCTACATGCTCTGCGACGGCATCCCCAGCAACTACGGCGCGGCCGCGGTGGGACCGGGTTATAGTCTGCCCGCCGGCCCCTACGACGGCCCGTACACCTGGTGCGAGACGTGGGTTCAGCGCGGCTATCTGGACACCGTTGCGGATGGGACGCTCAGCGCCAAGGGCTCGATCCTGGAGTGCCCGACGGAAACGGTTCCGGCGAACTACCGCTACCAGCCGCACTATGGGTGGAACTACGTGTGGCTCGGCCACTGGTGGAACAACTACTACCAATTCGAGAAGCTCAGCCGTTGCGCCTTGCCGTCGGACACGCTGGCCTTCGGCGACAGCGGCGGAGCGGACCGGGACGCGTCCTACGTGATCAACTGGAGCCCCGCCCAGGCGCCGCTCTACATTCCCCAGCCGCGGCATTCCGGGACGGCGGGCTTCTTCTGGCTTGATGGGCACGTCGCCCGCCTGCCGCAGGAAGACATCTACAGCAACAGCGCGTACTACTGGCAATTCGAAAAGTAA
- a CDS encoding LacI family transcriptional regulator: MNENDRRDVLDTASDSPLLHVRVREDLRRRISRMRGGEKLEPERALAERYGVDRATVRRAMTDLEQEGFVVRHQGRGTFIRKLRTIDQTRLVGPKVIGLIMPDMEIPMHLAMLRGVEEAASQRGYQCWVRNAMLDARRGLAILDAISHEELTGIITCPFFENVADPEYVRLLGRLIADGKRVVLMDEYIPQIDAPTACIDKFRVGYLAAEHLVMQGHHRIGYVSSHTYSPAGDKCYRGYRQALDDYGVAFHPELEINVDGRCSAEPVREAVRDLLRESPRAFTAVATPHFAMAYGICLALRDLGLTVGRDIALVGDNMTDNPEFAHIPHTHQPHDQEARAAVELLLDDARDGHRKHVLIQPTMVMGQNL, from the coding sequence ATGAACGAGAATGACCGTCGTGACGTGCTGGATACCGCAAGCGACAGCCCGCTGTTGCACGTGCGGGTGCGTGAAGACCTGAGGCGTCGGATCTCGCGGATGCGGGGCGGCGAGAAGCTGGAGCCCGAGCGGGCCCTGGCTGAGCGGTACGGGGTGGACCGGGCCACCGTTCGGCGGGCGATGACGGACCTGGAGCAGGAAGGTTTCGTGGTCCGTCACCAGGGCCGGGGCACGTTTATCCGCAAGCTTCGGACGATCGACCAAACCCGCCTGGTGGGGCCGAAGGTGATCGGATTGATCATGCCGGACATGGAGATCCCGATGCACCTGGCCATGCTGCGGGGGGTTGAGGAGGCGGCTTCGCAGCGGGGCTATCAGTGCTGGGTTCGCAACGCCATGCTGGACGCCCGGCGGGGGCTGGCGATTCTCGACGCCATCAGCCATGAGGAGCTGACCGGCATCATCACCTGCCCGTTCTTTGAGAACGTCGCCGATCCCGAGTACGTAAGGCTGCTGGGCCGGCTGATCGCCGACGGCAAGCGGGTCGTGCTGATGGACGAGTACATCCCGCAGATTGACGCTCCGACGGCGTGCATCGATAAATTCCGGGTGGGCTACCTGGCCGCGGAGCACCTGGTCATGCAGGGGCACCACCGGATCGGCTATGTTTCGAGTCATACCTACTCACCGGCTGGGGATAAGTGCTACCGGGGCTACCGCCAGGCTTTGGACGATTACGGCGTGGCGTTTCATCCGGAACTGGAGATCAACGTGGATGGGCGATGTTCGGCTGAGCCGGTCCGCGAGGCGGTGCGGGATCTGCTCAGGGAGTCGCCGCGGGCGTTCACGGCGGTGGCCACGCCGCATTTCGCGATGGCCTACGGGATTTGCCTGGCCCTGCGCGACCTGGGCCTGACCGTCGGCCGGGATATTGCCCTGGTCGGCGACAACATGACCGATAATCCGGAGTTCGCCCACATCCCGCACACCCACCAGCCGCATGACCAGGAGGCCAGGGCGGCGGTGGAGCTTCTGCTGGACGACGCGCGGGACGGGCATCGAAAGCACGTCCTGATCCAACCGACGATGGTGATGGGGCAGAACCTATGA
- a CDS encoding DUF2752 domain-containing protein, whose amino-acid sequence MDSTALSYRIRAAVVLAGVIALLGVAVYLQPDRLERFNSGYPLLKPCGFLVQSGYPCPTCFMTRSFVYMMHGHPIKAFAAQPFGALLCLIVIYLGVGAVQVLVTGRPWQPFWSRWRFRWVLIGFAALFLGAWIFKLLFGTFVTGEFPIR is encoded by the coding sequence ATGGACAGCACCGCCTTGAGCTACCGCATTCGGGCCGCCGTCGTGCTGGCGGGCGTGATCGCCCTGCTGGGCGTGGCGGTCTACCTGCAGCCGGATCGGCTGGAGCGGTTTAACAGCGGCTACCCACTGCTCAAACCGTGCGGGTTCCTCGTCCAGAGCGGCTATCCGTGCCCGACGTGCTTTATGACCCGCTCGTTCGTGTACATGATGCACGGCCATCCGATCAAGGCGTTCGCCGCCCAGCCGTTTGGGGCCCTGCTGTGCCTGATCGTAATCTACCTGGGCGTTGGGGCGGTCCAGGTACTGGTCACCGGGCGACCTTGGCAGCCGTTCTGGAGCCGGTGGCGGTTCCGATGGGTGCTGATCGGCTTCGCCGCCCTTTTCCTTGGGGCGTGGATTTTCAAGCTCCTCTTTGGTACATTCGTAACCGGTGAATTTCCAATAAGGTAG
- a CDS encoding radical SAM protein, with translation MPQSSSKYVFGPVPSRRLGRSLGVDLIPPKTCTLDCVYCQIGRTTEKSIERREFVPLEEVAAEIARVLAGGVRPDYITLAGSGEPTLYSRLGELIDRIHSLTDVPVDVLTNGTLLFDPRVRDEVARADLIVPSLDAGDAATFERINRPAPAIGFDQYIDGLREFCRQHGSKVWLEVFIVQGINDSDEAVDRIAAIANDLGVARIQLNTAVRPPAEPDVQAVTPQRLAEIADRFEPRAEVVADFPEKEYTGQFQGGVEAVLETLRRRPCTLDDLAAGLDMHRPEIAKVLEKLLRAGRIAGEQRQGRLYYLAVREKPAEKRT, from the coding sequence TTGCCGCAGTCTTCATCGAAATACGTATTTGGCCCGGTGCCGAGTCGGCGGCTTGGACGGTCGTTGGGGGTGGATTTGATCCCGCCCAAGACGTGCACGTTGGATTGTGTTTACTGTCAGATCGGCCGGACTACGGAAAAGAGCATCGAGCGGCGCGAGTTTGTGCCGCTGGAGGAGGTGGCGGCTGAGATCGCGCGGGTGCTGGCCGGCGGGGTTCGGCCCGATTATATCACGCTGGCTGGGTCAGGCGAACCGACCCTCTACAGCCGTCTGGGCGAGCTGATCGACCGGATCCACAGCCTGACCGACGTTCCCGTGGACGTGCTGACCAATGGGACGCTGCTGTTCGACCCGCGGGTCCGCGACGAAGTGGCCCGGGCCGACCTGATCGTCCCGTCGCTGGACGCGGGCGACGCGGCGACGTTCGAGCGGATCAACCGCCCAGCCCCGGCGATCGGCTTTGATCAATACATCGACGGCTTGCGCGAATTCTGCCGCCAGCACGGATCGAAGGTGTGGCTGGAGGTCTTCATCGTCCAGGGCATCAACGATTCGGATGAGGCGGTGGACCGGATCGCGGCCATCGCCAACGATCTGGGGGTGGCGAGAATTCAGCTCAACACGGCGGTGCGGCCGCCGGCTGAGCCGGACGTCCAAGCCGTCACGCCGCAGCGCCTGGCCGAGATCGCCGATCGCTTTGAGCCCAGGGCGGAGGTGGTCGCCGACTTCCCGGAGAAGGAGTACACCGGTCAGTTCCAGGGCGGCGTCGAGGCGGTGCTGGAGACCCTTCGCCGCCGGCCGTGCACGCTCGACGACCTGGCAGCCGGCTTGGACATGCACCGTCCGGAGATCGCCAAGGTGCTCGAAAAACTCCTTCGGGCCGGGCGGATCGCCGGCGAGCAGCGGCAGGGAAGGCTTTACTACCTGGCCGTGCGTGAAAAGCCCGCGGAGAAAAGGACTTAA
- the rpsD gene encoding 30S ribosomal protein S4, with protein sequence MANYTGPKIRLSRKLGAPVAETPKHTHLRRPYRPGQHGHRPIRRELYGRQLAEKQKLAYYYDLGERQLHHYLQKAQQSRQATLDAFAEMLETRLDNALRRAGWARTIWQARQMVVHGHIFVDEAKVDRPSYGVSPGEVISVRPRSRKLVEQAAASSETGPVADWLERDETAMEVRVLRRPALEDVRLPFEMDYSLVLEFYTR encoded by the coding sequence ATGGCTAACTACACGGGACCAAAAATCAGGTTGAGCCGGAAGCTGGGGGCTCCGGTGGCTGAGACGCCGAAGCACACGCACCTTCGCCGTCCGTACCGGCCCGGGCAGCACGGCCATCGTCCTATTCGAAGGGAGTTGTACGGCCGGCAACTGGCGGAAAAGCAGAAGCTGGCCTACTACTACGACCTCGGCGAGCGGCAGTTGCACCACTATCTCCAGAAGGCCCAGCAGTCGCGGCAGGCGACGCTGGACGCATTCGCCGAGATGCTGGAAACGCGGCTGGACAACGCCCTCCGCCGGGCGGGATGGGCCCGGACCATCTGGCAGGCCCGCCAGATGGTGGTGCACGGCCACATCTTCGTCGACGAGGCCAAGGTGGACCGGCCGTCATACGGCGTATCGCCCGGCGAGGTCATCTCTGTCCGCCCGCGTAGTCGCAAGCTCGTCGAGCAGGCGGCGGCGAGTTCGGAGACCGGGCCGGTCGCCGACTGGCTGGAGCGGGACGAGACGGCAATGGAGGTCCGCGTGCTGCGCCGGCCGGCCCTCGAGGACGTCCGGCTCCCGTTCGAGATGGACTACAGCCTGGTGCTGGAGTTCTATACGCGATAA
- the hflX gene encoding GTPase HflX, whose translation MKENKQTVGKEAAVLVALVGPGQDDGFDSFRELEELARTAGAKVVAKLVQKRPHIDPQHYIGKGKVNELAETVKSKGADLVVFDNDLTPAQIRNIEKVIECKVLDRSELILDIFATHARTAQARNQVELAQLQYTYPRLTRMWGHLERIAGAGGGGTAGSVGGIGTRGPGEKQLETDRRLVRKAIDRLKRELDQIDERKMREVSSRGSQFTVCLVGYTNAGKSTLMNALTGADVYVEDKLFATLDTRTRRWNLGQGLHALLSDTVGFIRNLPHHLIASFRATLEEAIHADLLLHVVDASNPQAERQIETVNAVLKDLGCEEKNVVTVLNKIDKLDDRHEVQVLRRHHPTALAVSARSGEGLDLLTERARWYYLKPALHLTIEVGCDAGKLLSFLNRHAQIHETQYLDNQARMELTLSADWLGPMRQFAGQYHVLAASDEEAAALLNAAAVTADS comes from the coding sequence ATGAAAGAGAACAAACAGACGGTCGGCAAAGAGGCGGCGGTCCTGGTGGCGCTGGTTGGCCCGGGTCAGGACGACGGGTTTGACAGCTTCCGCGAACTGGAGGAACTGGCCAGAACGGCTGGGGCCAAGGTCGTGGCCAAACTGGTGCAAAAGCGGCCGCACATCGATCCGCAGCACTATATCGGCAAGGGCAAGGTCAACGAACTGGCCGAGACGGTCAAGTCGAAGGGGGCCGACCTGGTCGTCTTCGATAACGACCTGACGCCCGCGCAAATCCGCAACATCGAGAAGGTGATCGAGTGTAAGGTGCTCGATCGCAGTGAGTTGATTCTCGATATCTTCGCGACTCACGCCCGCACCGCCCAGGCCCGCAACCAGGTCGAACTGGCCCAGCTTCAGTACACCTATCCGCGCCTCACGCGGATGTGGGGCCACCTGGAGCGGATCGCCGGCGCGGGCGGCGGCGGCACGGCGGGGTCCGTCGGCGGCATCGGCACCCGCGGTCCGGGCGAAAAGCAGCTCGAGACCGACCGGCGGCTTGTCCGCAAGGCGATCGACCGCCTCAAGCGCGAGCTCGATCAGATCGACGAGCGCAAGATGCGCGAAGTCTCAAGCCGCGGCAGCCAGTTCACCGTGTGCCTCGTCGGCTACACCAACGCGGGCAAGAGCACGCTGATGAACGCCTTGACCGGGGCCGACGTCTACGTCGAGGACAAGCTCTTCGCGACGCTCGATACGCGGACCCGCCGGTGGAATCTCGGCCAGGGCCTGCACGCGTTGCTCTCCGATACCGTCGGTTTCATCCGCAACCTGCCGCACCACCTGATCGCGTCGTTTCGGGCGACGCTGGAAGAGGCCATCCACGCCGATCTGCTGCTGCACGTGGTGGACGCGTCGAACCCGCAGGCCGAGCGCCAGATCGAGACCGTCAACGCGGTGCTCAAGGATCTCGGCTGCGAAGAGAAGAACGTGGTGACCGTGCTCAACAAGATCGACAAGCTCGACGACCGCCACGAGGTCCAGGTTCTGCGGCGGCACCATCCGACCGCGTTGGCTGTCTCAGCCCGCAGCGGCGAGGGACTCGACCTGCTGACTGAACGGGCGCGATGGTACTACCTCAAGCCGGCTCTGCATCTGACTATCGAGGTCGGCTGCGACGCGGGCAAACTGCTGAGCTTCCTGAACCGCCACGCCCAGATCCACGAAACGCAGTACCTCGACAACCAGGCCCGGATGGAACTAACCCTCTCCGCCGACTGGCTCGGCCCGATGCGCCAGTTCGCCGGCCAGTACCATGTGCTCGCCGCCTCGGACGAAGAAGCCGCCGCCCTCCTCAACGCCGCTGCCGTCACAGCGGATTCCTGA
- a CDS encoding diguanylate cyclase: MSDTNGNILLIDADPELRESLQRDLAEQDITLVCADGIGGAMARLAEDPGAVCVVISEAELPDGGGLDLIEKIRSLHLACPVIFLANSGETETVKRVLRAGAFEYYQKPVAFEVLWDAICRGMGHAAGRGGDRRRLVPRLSPEANVPGYRDDLTGLASHRFIVERLGRMRKDCAQQDLPMSLLLVDIDDFRNLNTSRGFSACDRLLVDFANRMTRCVRTDDIVGRYGGDEFLVVLPGGGEKAGRRVAERIIDCLRDEPLTIDGSPVKIPVCLGLVEIHPNDTGEDFEFLDRVIEAVYHAKLSGPETIVTWRPGLTQQNLSWEFSAEPVRPDPDVESINIMMWRFRELNRQVGSVIYESLRVLVAAVEARDPYTRDHSIKVAAFSKEIAGEMGLPARQVQTIYSAALLHDIGKIGIPDAVLIKPGRLTDDERELIEQHPLIGYNILQQTRFFTAELPLVKHHHERIDGRGYPDGLIGEAIPAGARIIHVADAVEAMLAARSYKRPFPLEFVIDQLRRMAGSQFDQTAADIALQLIQRGVLDVIWTKNPVMPQPELFMQTEGL, encoded by the coding sequence ATGTCGGACACGAATGGGAACATACTGCTGATCGACGCCGACCCGGAACTGCGGGAAAGCCTGCAAAGGGATCTGGCCGAGCAGGACATCACGCTGGTCTGCGCCGACGGGATCGGCGGCGCCATGGCCCGTTTGGCCGAGGATCCCGGCGCGGTCTGTGTCGTCATTTCCGAGGCCGAACTGCCCGACGGCGGCGGCCTGGACCTGATCGAGAAGATCCGCAGCCTCCATCTGGCCTGCCCGGTCATCTTCCTGGCCAACTCGGGTGAGACCGAGACGGTCAAGCGAGTCCTGCGGGCCGGGGCGTTCGAATACTATCAGAAACCGGTGGCGTTCGAGGTCCTCTGGGATGCGATTTGTCGCGGGATGGGCCATGCCGCGGGGCGCGGCGGCGACCGCCGGCGTCTGGTTCCCCGGCTGTCGCCCGAGGCCAATGTCCCCGGCTATCGCGACGATCTGACCGGTCTGGCTTCGCATCGGTTCATTGTCGAACGGCTCGGACGGATGCGGAAGGACTGCGCCCAGCAGGATTTGCCGATGAGCCTGCTGCTGGTGGATATCGATGATTTCCGTAACCTCAATACCAGCCGGGGGTTCTCGGCATGCGACCGGTTGTTGGTCGATTTCGCCAACCGGATGACCCGCTGCGTCCGCACCGACGACATCGTGGGGCGGTACGGCGGCGATGAGTTTCTCGTAGTGCTGCCGGGCGGCGGCGAGAAGGCCGGCCGCAGGGTCGCCGAACGGATCATCGATTGCCTGCGGGACGAACCGCTGACGATCGATGGATCGCCGGTGAAGATCCCGGTGTGCCTGGGGCTGGTCGAGATCCATCCAAACGACACGGGCGAGGATTTCGAGTTTCTCGATCGGGTCATCGAGGCGGTGTACCACGCCAAGCTCAGCGGTCCGGAGACCATCGTCACGTGGCGTCCGGGACTGACCCAGCAGAACCTGTCGTGGGAGTTCTCGGCTGAGCCGGTCCGGCCCGATCCGGACGTCGAGTCGATCAACATCATGATGTGGCGGTTCCGCGAGCTGAACCGGCAGGTCGGCAGCGTCATCTACGAATCGCTGCGGGTGTTGGTGGCGGCGGTCGAAGCCCGCGACCCGTACACTCGGGACCATTCGATAAAGGTCGCCGCCTTCTCCAAGGAGATCGCCGGCGAGATGGGTCTTCCGGCCCGGCAGGTTCAGACTATCTACTCCGCCGCCCTGCTGCACGACATCGGCAAGATCGGCATTCCCGACGCCGTGCTGATCAAACCCGGACGGCTGACCGACGACGAGCGGGAGTTGATCGAGCAGCACCCGCTGATCGGCTACAACATCCTCCAGCAGACGCGGTTCTTCACCGCCGAACTGCCCCTGGTCAAACACCACCACGAGCGGATCGACGGACGGGGGTATCCCGACGGGCTGATCGGCGAGGCCATCCCGGCCGGAGCCCGGATCATCCACGTCGCCGACGCGGTCGAGGCCATGCTCGCCGCCCGCAGCTATAAGCGGCCGTTCCCCCTCGAATTCGTCATCGACCAGCTCCGCCGCATGGCCGGCAGCCAGTTCGATCAGACCGCCGCCGATATCGCCCTGCAACTGATCCAGCGCGGGGTTCTCGACGTCATCTGGACCAAGAATCCCGTCATGCCCCAGCCCGAACTCTTCATGCAGACCGAAGGTCTGTAG
- a CDS encoding iron-containing alcohol dehydrogenase, whose amino-acid sequence MHAFIVPPKIVTGPGCIGELGTEASRLGRSAMLVIGCKSVASAGGTDKLRGQLTAAGLTVEVFENVHPEPPCQDVDTLRQRIKTHGSDVLVAVGGGSVMDIAKAAAILAFSDRPTAEHVASQRLPDRSLPMIAAPTTAGTGSEATPTAVLTDKSIDRKKSIRHPELMMPKVAIVDPELMLSCPPGVTAASGADAFVQAVESFCSKITTSLTDACSEKAIVLTARHLERAYRDGSDLEARQAMAEGSLLAGMALANARLGVVHGLAHPIGGRFGVPHGLACAVLLPYVLEYNRQVLEASGKYARLAGLLGTDPVRFAWNLLKSLDLPSDFRTWPVDRSLIPELAEEGMDSGSTKANPRPATRDDLAALLEKVL is encoded by the coding sequence ATGCACGCCTTTATCGTGCCGCCGAAGATCGTTACCGGACCCGGCTGCATCGGCGAACTGGGCACGGAGGCCTCGCGCCTCGGCCGATCCGCCATGCTGGTTATCGGGTGCAAATCGGTCGCCTCGGCCGGCGGTACAGACAAACTTCGCGGGCAACTGACCGCAGCCGGCTTGACCGTGGAAGTCTTCGAGAACGTCCATCCCGAACCCCCCTGCCAGGACGTCGACACCCTTCGCCAGCGGATCAAAACCCACGGCAGCGACGTGCTGGTCGCGGTCGGAGGCGGATCGGTGATGGACATCGCCAAAGCCGCCGCCATCCTGGCGTTTTCCGACCGCCCTACCGCCGAGCACGTGGCCAGCCAGAGACTGCCCGACCGCAGCCTGCCCATGATCGCCGCACCAACCACCGCCGGCACCGGATCGGAGGCGACGCCCACCGCCGTGCTGACCGACAAGTCGATCGACCGCAAGAAGTCCATCCGCCATCCCGAACTGATGATGCCCAAGGTGGCGATCGTGGACCCGGAACTGATGCTCTCGTGCCCGCCCGGCGTGACCGCTGCTTCCGGGGCCGACGCCTTCGTCCAGGCCGTCGAGAGCTTCTGCTCGAAGATCACCACCAGCCTCACCGACGCCTGTTCCGAAAAGGCGATTGTTTTGACCGCCCGTCATCTGGAGCGGGCGTATCGCGACGGGAGCGACCTGGAGGCCCGCCAGGCGATGGCTGAGGGCAGCCTGCTGGCCGGCATGGCGCTGGCCAACGCCCGGCTGGGGGTGGTGCACGGCCTGGCCCACCCGATCGGGGGCCGGTTCGGCGTTCCGCACGGGCTGGCCTGCGCCGTCCTGCTGCCCTACGTGCTGGAGTATAACCGGCAGGTGCTGGAGGCGTCCGGCAAGTACGCCCGTCTGGCTGGGCTGCTCGGAACCGATCCGGTCCGGTTCGCCTGGAACCTGCTGAAGTCACTGGACCTGCCCAGCGATTTTCGGACGTGGCCGGTGGACCGGTCGCTGATCCCGGAACTGGCTGAGGAGGGCATGGACTCCGGATCCACCAAGGCCAACCCGCGACCCGCCACGCGCGACGATCTGGCCGCCCTGCTGGAGAAGGTGCTCTAG
- a CDS encoding 3-isopropylmalate dehydratase large subunit: MGMTITERILAAHAGRDSVSPGENIWVNVDTLMTHDVCGPPTIGIFREQFGRKAKVFDPRRVVIIPDHYIFTADENAHRNIALLREFAAEQGLVSFYDADFVNKPGVPTGYRCTRDTCYSGVCHSTLAEKGHCRPGEVMLGTDSHTCTAGAFGQFATGIGNTEAAFVLGTGKLWLKVPPTMRFRFEGRMPEYLMAKDLILAVIGEIGTDGATYRAMEFVGSTIDALSIEERMTVCNMAIEAGGKNGIMAADIRTAEYLSDRTDIDYRVFRSDEDAEFLSTHDFDTEKLEPTIAQPHSPGNRATARELSSQKIDRSYIGSCTGGKLTDLLAAARVLRGRKVRVDTFIVPATVTVDRQMDQIHLDGKSVRQVFQDAGCHIGPPSCAACLGGPIDTFGRANEPLQVVSTTNRNFPGRMGHKQAGIFLASPLTAAASALTGRITDPREMLQ, from the coding sequence ATGGGAATGACCATCACCGAGAGAATTCTGGCCGCCCACGCCGGGCGGGATTCCGTTTCACCGGGCGAGAACATCTGGGTCAACGTCGATACGTTGATGACGCACGACGTGTGCGGACCGCCGACGATCGGCATCTTCCGCGAGCAGTTCGGCCGCAAGGCCAAGGTGTTCGATCCGCGGCGGGTGGTCATCATTCCGGACCACTACATCTTCACCGCCGACGAGAACGCCCACCGCAATATTGCGCTGCTTCGCGAGTTCGCCGCCGAGCAGGGCCTCGTCAGCTTCTACGACGCCGACTTCGTCAATAAGCCCGGCGTGCCGACCGGCTACCGCTGCACGCGGGATACCTGCTACAGCGGGGTCTGCCACAGCACGCTGGCTGAAAAGGGCCACTGCCGGCCGGGCGAGGTGATGCTCGGCACCGACAGCCACACGTGCACCGCCGGCGCGTTCGGCCAGTTCGCCACCGGCATCGGCAACACCGAAGCCGCGTTCGTGCTGGGCACGGGCAAGCTGTGGCTTAAGGTTCCGCCGACCATGCGCTTCCGTTTCGAAGGCCGCATGCCCGAGTATCTGATGGCCAAGGACCTGATCCTGGCGGTGATCGGCGAGATCGGCACGGATGGGGCGACGTACCGGGCGATGGAGTTCGTCGGCTCGACCATCGACGCCCTGAGCATCGAGGAGCGGATGACGGTCTGCAACATGGCCATCGAGGCCGGCGGCAAGAACGGCATCATGGCCGCGGACATCCGCACGGCTGAGTATCTGTCCGACCGGACCGATATCGATTACCGGGTCTTCCGCAGCGATGAGGACGCGGAGTTCCTCAGCACCCACGATTTCGACACCGAAAAGCTCGAACCGACAATCGCCCAGCCGCATTCACCGGGCAACCGGGCCACCGCCCGCGAACTAAGCAGCCAGAAGATTGACCGGTCGTACATCGGCTCGTGCACGGGCGGCAAACTGACCGACCTGCTGGCCGCAGCCAGGGTCCTGCGGGGCCGCAAGGTCCGGGTCGACACCTTCATCGTGCCCGCCACAGTAACCGTCGACCGCCAGATGGACCAGATTCACCTCGACGGCAAGAGCGTCCGGCAGGTGTTCCAGGACGCCGGCTGCCACATCGGACCGCCCTCGTGCGCCGCGTGCCTGGGCGGACCGATCGACACCTTCGGCCGGGCCAACGAACCGCTGCAGGTGGTCAGCACGACCAACCGCAATTTCCCCGGACGCATGGGCCACAAGCAGGCCGGCATCTTTCTGGCCAGCCCGCTGACCGCAGCGGCCAGCGCGTTGACCGGCAGGATCACCGATCCGCGGGAGATGCTCCAGTAG
- a CDS encoding phosphoribosylaminoimidazolesuccinocarboxamide synthase, which yields MNTEAQAILKTEVRGLPIKRGKVRDIYDLGDQLVLVASDRISAFDVVMPNGISHKGVLLTQISNFWFERFKDRVRNHLIGTKLTDLPEAFRAQPQVFAGRSVLVRKYPVVPIECVVRGYITGSGWKEYKTSGTVCGIKLPAGLRQCDKLPEPLFTPATKAATGHDENISFETASEIVDQVVLDQLKKTSLDLYQAAAQYAREKGIIIADTKFEFGLAGDGQIVLVDEVLTPDSSRFWPADQYEPGHDQPSFDKQFVRNYLETLDWDKTPPGPQLPAEVVEGTSRRYAEAYERLTGRKFDPLAIAKG from the coding sequence ATGAATACGGAAGCACAAGCCATACTCAAGACGGAAGTTCGCGGCCTGCCGATCAAGCGGGGCAAGGTGCGGGACATCTACGACCTGGGCGATCAGTTGGTCCTGGTGGCCAGCGACCGGATCAGCGCCTTTGACGTGGTGATGCCCAACGGCATCTCCCACAAGGGCGTCCTGCTGACCCAGATCAGCAACTTCTGGTTCGAACGGTTCAAGGACCGCGTCCGCAACCACCTGATCGGGACGAAACTCACCGATCTGCCGGAGGCGTTCCGGGCCCAGCCGCAGGTCTTTGCCGGCCGGTCGGTGCTCGTCCGCAAGTACCCGGTGGTCCCGATCGAGTGCGTGGTCCGCGGCTACATCACCGGAAGCGGCTGGAAGGAATACAAGACCAGCGGCACGGTCTGCGGGATCAAGCTGCCCGCCGGCCTGCGGCAGTGCGACAAACTGCCCGAGCCGCTCTTCACGCCGGCCACCAAGGCGGCCACCGGCCACGATGAGAACATCAGCTTCGAGACCGCCTCGGAAATCGTGGACCAGGTCGTCCTGGATCAGCTCAAGAAGACCAGCCTCGACCTGTACCAGGCGGCGGCTCAGTACGCCCGCGAGAAGGGCATCATCATCGCCGACACTAAATTCGAGTTCGGACTGGCCGGCGACGGACAGATCGTGCTGGTCGACGAGGTCCTGACCCCGGACTCCTCGCGGTTCTGGCCCGCCGATCAGTACGAACCGGGCCACGACCAGCCGTCGTTCGACAAGCAGTTCGTCCGCAACTATCTGGAAACGCTGGACTGGGACAAGACCCCTCCGGGTCCCCAGTTGCCGGCCGAGGTGGTCGAAGGCACCAGTCGGCGCTACGCCGAGGCCTACGAGCGCCTCACCGGCCGGAAATTCGACCCCCTTGCCATTGCCAAAGGCTGA